From a single Clostridia bacterium genomic region:
- a CDS encoding metallophosphoesterase → MVIVGGDITGKGIVPIARQPDGSYKAYIFNVQHTAKNEAELPELEKKIGAVGFYHYVTTPEEAEAINADPGRVQALFRQLMCQRLEEWLALLKQHLAPRGVKCIAMPGNDDPFFIDEIISGSDYVANGDMRAISLEDGVSVICVGWNNVTPWHCYRDVPEEELAAKLEEAIATCPDPHKSAFCFHCPPYGTKIDQAPALDDDLKIQHRGGQIIMKSVGSTAVREAIEKYQPLLGLHGHVHEGRGFERIGSTLCLNPGSEYAEGILRAALVNLKNGKVQGHLLISG, encoded by the coding sequence GTGGTAATTGTAGGCGGGGACATTACCGGCAAGGGGATAGTACCCATTGCCCGGCAGCCGGATGGTTCTTACAAAGCCTACATCTTTAATGTACAGCACACCGCTAAGAACGAGGCTGAGCTGCCGGAGTTGGAAAAGAAAATTGGGGCGGTGGGGTTCTATCACTATGTCACTACCCCGGAAGAGGCAGAGGCTATCAATGCCGATCCGGGCCGGGTGCAGGCTCTGTTTCGGCAGCTCATGTGCCAACGCCTGGAAGAATGGTTAGCCCTCTTGAAACAGCACTTGGCCCCCAGGGGCGTCAAGTGTATAGCCATGCCGGGAAATGATGATCCCTTCTTTATCGATGAGATCATCTCTGGTTCCGATTATGTGGCCAACGGCGACATGCGGGCCATAAGCCTTGAGGACGGAGTCTCGGTTATCTGCGTGGGCTGGAACAATGTTACCCCTTGGCACTGTTACCGGGATGTGCCCGAGGAGGAGCTAGCGGCCAAGCTGGAGGAGGCCATAGCTACCTGCCCCGACCCCCATAAGAGCGCCTTTTGTTTTCACTGCCCGCCCTATGGCACCAAGATTGATCAGGCCCCAGCCTTGGATGACGACCTTAAGATCCAGCACCGAGGCGGCCAGATCATCATGAAGTCGGTGGGAAGTACGGCGGTACGGGAGGCCATAGAGAAATATCAGCCCCTCCTTGGGCTTCACGGGCACGTCCATGAAGGGCGGGGCTTTGAGCGCATCGGCAGCACCCTCTGCCTCAATCCCGGCAGCGAGTATGCCGAGGGCATCCTGCGGGCGGCCTTGGTTAACTTGAAAAACGGCAAGGTCCAAGGGCATCTTTTGATTTCCGGTTAG
- the glpK gene encoding glycerol kinase GlpK, with translation MAELLLAIDQGTTGTKAVLFNGDLQVVGRGFQEIPQIFPQPGWVEQDPEEIWRRSLAAVKDCLADAHRRAGVSWQDVAGVGIDNQGETIILWDRLTGRPVYNAIVWQCRRTAKLCQELAGQGYGEMIAAKTGLVIDPYFSATKIQWILDNVPEARELLAGGRLICGTTDTWLVWKFTGGRVVATDVSTASRTMLFNIHRLDWDEELLDLFGVSRESLPAVHPTSGYVAEICPQVWGEGAWASDAGPLGSPPALPILALAVDQQAALFGHRCFRAGMAKATYGTGCFVLMNTGPLPRLSRHGILTTVAWNLGRGKEPVAYALDGGVYVAGAAVQWLRDGLGLIRTVEESESLAWQAQDTGGVYMVPALAGLAAPYWDASARGTILGLTRGTTREQLVRAVLEGVAYRVRDVLEAMAADAGFPLTLLTADGGASRNRFLMQFQADILGLPVEVAPSQDITAQGAAMLAGLALGIWKNPEQLAKSLPAGEVFEPRLSPEQRETLYAGWKRAVERSMGWEI, from the coding sequence ATGGCCGAACTACTCTTAGCTATTGATCAAGGGACTACCGGCACCAAGGCGGTGCTGTTCAATGGCGATCTTCAAGTGGTGGGTCGAGGCTTTCAGGAAATCCCGCAGATCTTTCCCCAGCCGGGCTGGGTGGAGCAGGACCCGGAGGAGATCTGGCGCAGGAGCCTGGCTGCGGTCAAAGATTGCTTGGCCGACGCTCACCGGCGGGCAGGGGTAAGCTGGCAAGATGTAGCTGGAGTGGGCATCGATAACCAGGGCGAAACCATTATTCTCTGGGATCGGCTCACGGGAAGGCCGGTGTACAATGCCATCGTCTGGCAATGCCGCCGCACTGCCAAGCTTTGCCAGGAACTGGCGGGCCAGGGCTACGGGGAAATGATTGCCGCTAAGACTGGCCTGGTGATCGATCCTTACTTTTCTGCTACCAAGATCCAGTGGATTTTAGATAATGTGCCCGAAGCTCGGGAACTTCTGGCTGGTGGTCGCCTGATCTGTGGCACCACTGACACTTGGCTAGTATGGAAGTTCACCGGCGGGAGGGTGGTGGCCACCGACGTTTCTACTGCCTCCCGAACCATGCTCTTCAACATTCACCGCTTAGACTGGGATGAGGAGCTGTTGGACCTATTTGGAGTCTCCCGGGAAAGTTTGCCGGCAGTCCATCCCACTAGCGGCTATGTGGCAGAAATTTGCCCCCAAGTTTGGGGGGAGGGGGCATGGGCATCTGACGCAGGACCACTAGGCTCGCCGCCGGCCCTACCCATTTTGGCCCTGGCGGTGGACCAGCAGGCGGCCCTCTTCGGCCACCGTTGCTTCCGAGCTGGCATGGCCAAGGCTACTTACGGTACTGGCTGCTTTGTCTTAATGAATACTGGCCCCCTTCCCAGGCTCTCCCGGCATGGTATTCTGACTACCGTGGCCTGGAATCTAGGCCGAGGGAAGGAGCCGGTGGCTTACGCCCTAGATGGTGGGGTTTACGTGGCTGGGGCGGCGGTGCAATGGCTTCGGGATGGTTTGGGCCTGATCCGGACTGTAGAAGAAAGTGAAAGCCTGGCCTGGCAAGCGCAAGATACTGGGGGCGTTTACATGGTTCCGGCGCTGGCGGGGCTGGCTGCTCCTTACTGGGATGCTTCCGCCCGCGGTACCATCCTGGGGTTGACCCGGGGCACTACTCGGGAGCAACTGGTACGGGCGGTGCTGGAAGGAGTTGCCTACCGGGTTCGGGATGTATTGGAGGCCATGGCTGCCGATGCCGGCTTTCCGCTCACCTTGCTTACGGCGGATGGCGGCGCTAGCCGAAACCGGTTTCTAATGCAATTTCAGGCTGATATTCTCGGCCTTCCCGTAGAAGTGGCTCCTAGCCAGGATATTACCGCCCAGGGGGCTGCCATGCTGGCGGGGCTGGCGCTAGGAATATGGAAGAATCCTGAACAGCTAGCGAAGTCTCTTCCCGCCGGGGAGGTCTTTGAGCCTCGGTTGAGCCCCGAGCAGCGGGAAACATTGTACGCCGGCTGGAAGCGGGCCGTAGAAAGGTCGATGGGATGGGAGATATAG